In Alphaproteobacteria bacterium US3C007, one genomic interval encodes:
- the mobB gene encoding molybdopterin-guanine dinucleotide biosynthesis protein B, translating to MRVYGITGWKNSGKTGLMERLVEEYCYRGLTVSTIKHAHHSFDVDQPGRDSYRHRAAGAQQVLLTSRNRYVLMHELRGADEPSLDELLSKLAPVDLVLIEGFKGAAHPKIEAVRAATNQPLLAPQNPMIKAVASDTPLSLQRPVFDLNDTAGIADFILAEVGL from the coding sequence ATGCGGGTTTATGGAATCACCGGGTGGAAAAATTCGGGCAAAACAGGGCTGATGGAGCGCTTGGTCGAGGAATATTGCTACCGTGGTTTGACCGTCTCAACCATCAAACATGCCCATCACAGTTTTGACGTGGATCAACCGGGGCGCGACAGCTATCGCCATCGCGCGGCCGGCGCGCAGCAAGTCCTTTTAACATCCCGTAATCGCTATGTTTTGATGCATGAGTTGCGCGGGGCGGATGAACCCAGCTTAGACGAGCTATTGAGCAAGTTGGCGCCGGTTGATCTGGTTCTGATTGAAGGGTTCAAGGGCGCTGCGCATCCCAAAATAGAGGCGGTGCGCGCAGCAACAAACCAGCCGCTGCTGGCGCCACAAAACCCAATGATCAAAGCCGTTGCCAGCGATACGCCTTTATCGTTACAGCGGCCGGTTTTTGATCTGAACGACACTGCGGGGATTGCGGATTTTATTTTGGCGGAGGTGGGATTGTGA
- the mobA gene encoding molybdenum cofactor guanylyltransferase MobA — protein sequence MTQAVGVILAGGQARRMGGGDKGRLLLEKKSLFQHVINRLAPQVDRIVLNANGNPDRFKDLALPVITDNFGDHAGPLAGVLAGLDWAHQQGADHIVTVAADTPFFPKRLVDALFHASQGQKHKLVLAASQHGQDKPQRHPTFGLWPVALAEDLRKELREGLRKVVRWSDQHEGRIALFSAMPFDPFFNINTPQDLQKAADFMQYS from the coding sequence ATGACCCAAGCGGTTGGAGTGATTTTGGCCGGTGGGCAAGCCCGGCGCATGGGAGGGGGCGATAAAGGCCGTTTGCTGCTTGAAAAGAAAAGTCTGTTTCAGCATGTGATCAACCGCCTTGCTCCGCAAGTAGACCGTATCGTCTTGAATGCAAATGGGAATCCAGACCGGTTTAAGGATCTGGCGCTGCCGGTTATCACGGATAATTTTGGCGATCATGCGGGGCCTTTGGCCGGGGTTTTGGCCGGGCTGGATTGGGCCCACCAGCAGGGCGCGGATCATATCGTTACGGTGGCTGCCGATACGCCGTTTTTTCCAAAAAGGTTGGTTGACGCCTTGTTTCATGCCAGCCAGGGGCAAAAGCATAAGCTGGTTTTGGCCGCCTCGCAACATGGCCAAGACAAACCTCAGCGCCATCCCACTTTTGGGCTATGGCCCGTAGCTTTAGCGGAGGATTTGCGCAAAGAATTACGTGAGGGATTGCGAAAAGTTGTGCGCTGGAGCGATCAGCATGAAGGTCGCATAGCGCTTTTTTCTGCCATGCCATTTGATCCGTTTTTCAACATCAATACGCCGCAAGATTTGCAAAAAGCGGCTGATTTTATGCAGTATAGCTAA
- a CDS encoding formate dehydrogenase accessory sulfurtransferase FdhD yields MQLSVTKSQSEYLIAPQQGGSGLTRVVRGIDHLGAEQSLEVVEERPLTIFLNAQEIVTAMTIGDYPHYLALGFLRNQGMLLADDTVTDIAYDEDLETVVIRTARTTNYEEKLRKKTRTSGCAVGTVFGDMMETLQGIELASSTLHTSWLYTLSAKINRTPSLYLSAGAIHGTVLCHQDRPLVYMEDVGRHNAVDKIAGWMLSESVKADDKILYTTGRLTSEMVIKTASMGIPVLASRSGFTAWGVELAQQVGLTLIGRLRGKRFICLSGTERLIWDADPEQVQEEPQAAKRKGGRS; encoded by the coding sequence TTGCAATTGAGCGTCACGAAATCACAATCAGAGTATTTAATCGCCCCGCAGCAGGGCGGTAGCGGGCTCACCCGCGTGGTACGGGGCATTGATCATTTGGGAGCAGAGCAATCGCTTGAGGTTGTGGAAGAGCGGCCCTTAACCATCTTTTTGAATGCTCAGGAAATCGTGACGGCGATGACCATCGGCGATTATCCGCATTATTTGGCGTTGGGTTTTCTGCGCAATCAAGGCATGCTTTTGGCCGATGATACGGTCACTGACATCGCCTATGATGAGGATTTGGAAACTGTTGTAATACGCACTGCAAGGACCACGAATTATGAAGAAAAGTTGCGCAAGAAAACGCGTACCAGCGGCTGCGCGGTGGGCACTGTTTTTGGCGATATGATGGAAACGCTGCAGGGGATTGAGCTGGCTAGCTCAACTTTGCACACGTCGTGGCTTTATACGTTAAGCGCGAAAATAAACCGTACGCCCTCACTTTATCTATCGGCGGGCGCGATCCATGGCACTGTTTTATGCCATCAAGATAGACCGCTGGTGTATATGGAAGATGTGGGGCGTCATAATGCGGTGGATAAAATCGCCGGCTGGATGCTAAGCGAGTCGGTGAAAGCGGATGATAAAATCTTATACACAACAGGGCGTTTGACGTCTGAGATGGTGATCAAAACAGCCTCGATGGGCATTCCCGTTTTGGCATCGCGATCTGGCTTTACGGCCTGGGGGGTTGAGCTTGCGCAGCAAGTTGGCTTAACGCTGATCGGGCGTTTGCGCGGCAAGCGATTTATATGTTTGTCTGGCACCGAGCGGTTGATTTGGGACGCAGATCCAGAACAGGTTCAAGAAGAGCCTCAAGCGGCCAAGCGCAAAGGCGGGCGATCATGA
- a CDS encoding AzlC family ABC transporter permease codes for MAHAKNYFQLGLKQALPFIFIVGPFGLVFGTIASNAGLSVIEALSFSVFVMAGSAQLTALQLMLDGSPTLIVVLSALAVNLRMMMYSASLTPYLGKAPLKQRILAAYSTLDQSYALSLQQFETEPQMTLQARMRFFLGAAAPVIPTWYISTFAGAFLGKSFPSELPLDFAIPLTFIALFAPLLRSAAHISAALSATIAAVLFSDVPFNLGLIMAGFVGMSMGAATERHLLARADQP; via the coding sequence ATGGCCCATGCAAAAAATTATTTCCAATTGGGTCTTAAGCAAGCCCTGCCATTCATTTTCATCGTCGGGCCTTTCGGCTTGGTGTTTGGTACGATCGCCAGCAATGCCGGACTCAGCGTAATCGAAGCGTTAAGCTTTAGCGTTTTCGTTATGGCAGGCTCTGCACAATTGACCGCGCTTCAATTGATGCTGGATGGCAGCCCAACGCTTATCGTTGTGCTTTCGGCCTTGGCAGTGAATCTGCGGATGATGATGTATTCTGCCTCGCTCACCCCCTATCTTGGCAAAGCACCGTTAAAACAGCGCATTTTAGCGGCCTATAGCACGTTAGATCAAAGCTATGCGTTGAGCCTTCAGCAATTTGAGACCGAACCCCAAATGACTTTGCAGGCGCGCATGCGCTTTTTCTTGGGTGCGGCTGCACCCGTTATCCCAACCTGGTATATTTCAACCTTTGCCGGAGCATTTTTGGGGAAATCTTTTCCTTCCGAATTACCGCTAGATTTTGCAATTCCCTTAACATTCATTGCGCTTTTTGCCCCGTTATTGCGCAGCGCGGCGCATATTTCTGCCGCGCTCTCTGCCACGATCGCCGCTGTGCTTTTTAGCGACGTACCCTTCAATTTAGGGCTTATTATGGCAGGTTTTGTTGGAATGAGTATGGGGGCTGCAACCGAACGTCATCTGCTTGCGAGAGCCGATCAGCCATGA
- a CDS encoding AzlD domain-containing protein has product MILSSAQIWTVIILLGLGSFALRFLFLGLIGDRRLPDWLMRHLRYTAVAIMPALVAPMLFISPASSEGIDPVRLLAAGATFAVAYYTKKVLASMLAGIFVLYILSFLG; this is encoded by the coding sequence ATGATTTTAAGCAGCGCTCAGATCTGGACGGTCATTATCTTGCTGGGCCTTGGCAGCTTTGCGCTGCGATTTCTATTTCTTGGTTTGATTGGGGATCGCAGATTGCCCGATTGGTTGATGCGGCATCTGCGTTACACCGCGGTTGCCATCATGCCCGCCTTGGTGGCACCGATGCTTTTCATATCCCCTGCCTCAAGCGAAGGGATTGATCCCGTGCGGCTTTTGGCAGCCGGGGCAACTTTTGCAGTGGCATATTATACCAAGAAAGTCTTGGCCTCGATGTTAGCAGGCATTTTTGTACTCTATATTCTATCCTTTTTGGGGTAG
- a CDS encoding aa3-type cytochrome c oxidase subunit IV: MSDHEHGSMDTSEQEKTFEGFLSFSTKTAIFCILAIVFVALVNG; this comes from the coding sequence ATGTCTGATCATGAACACGGCAGTATGGATACCAGCGAGCAAGAGAAAACCTTTGAAGGTTTTCTAAGCTTCTCAACCAAAACAGCAATTTTTTGTATTTTGGCCATTGTTTTTGTGGCTTTGGTGAACGGCTGA